One window of the Mixophyes fleayi isolate aMixFle1 chromosome 6, aMixFle1.hap1, whole genome shotgun sequence genome contains the following:
- the LOC142160667 gene encoding protein FAM200C-like, with the protein MKRSNVKRHFDTRHATFASKYPAGDSRKKAAQELLSRVQASQQQLRVWTRQGDYNSASFAGSLAIVRNGKPFTDGEYAKTFMLDVANELPNKDKIIKRIQDMPLSARTVHDRTIMMANKVEETQVKDINAAPFFSLALDESTDVSHLSQFSVIARYAVDDTLREESLAVLAIKGSTRGEDLFKSFMEFAQEKNLPMDKLLSVCTDGAPCMVGKNKGFVALLREHENRPILSFHCILHQEALCAQMCDGQFGEVMSLVIRVINFIAARALNDRQFKTLLDEVGNNYPGLLLHSNVRWLSRGKVLSRFAACLNEIQTFLEMKGIEHPELAETEWLLKFYYLVDMTEHLNQLNVKMQGIGNTVLSLQQAVFAFENKLELFIMDLETGRLLHFEKLSQFKDACTASEPIQNFDLHQLAGFTSSLLQSFKARFTEFREHARLFKFITHPTECSLNTADLSYIAGVSVRDFEAEVADLKASDMWVNKFKSLNEDLERITRQKAELASKHMWTEMKKLQPEDQLILKTWNALPVTYHTLQRVSIAVLTMFGSTYACEQSFSHLKNIKSNLRSRLTDESLNACMKLNLTKYQPDYKDISKSMQHQKSH; encoded by the coding sequence ATGAAACGGTCGAATGTAAAGCGGCACTTCGACACGCGCCATGCTACCTTTGCATCAAAATACCCTGCGGGAGACAGCAGAAAGAAAGCGGCCCAAGAGCTACTGAGCAGGGTGCAAGCTAGCCAGCAGCAACTCCGCGTATGGACCCGGCAAGGTGACTATAATTCCGCTAGCTTTGCTGGATCTTTAGCAATAGTGAGGAACGGAAAACCATTCACAGATGGCGAGTATGCTAAAACGTTCATGCTGGATGTAGCCAATGAACTTCCGAACAAAGACAAGATAATCAAACGGATACAAGACATGCCTCTGTCGGCAAGAACTGTTCATGATCGTACCATCATGATGGCAAACAAAGTGGAGGAAACGCAAGTGAAGGACATAAATGCAGCGCCGTTCTTTTCCCTGGCTTTGGATGAGTCAACAGACGTGAGCCATTTGTCGCAGTTCAGCGTGATTGCAAGATATGCTGTTGATGACACACTGCGCGAAGAAAGTCTTGCTGTTCTGGCAATAAAAGGGTCCACAAGAGGTGAGGATTTATTCAAGTCTTTCATGGAGTTTGCTCAAGAAAAAAATCTACCTATGGATAAACTTCTCTCAGTGTGTACTGATGGTGCTCCGTGTATGGTGGGGAAAAACAAAGGATTTGTGGCGCTTCTTCGTGAACATGAAAATAGACCCATCCTAAGTTTCCATTGCATTCTACACCAGGAGGCACTTTGTGCTCAGATGTGTGACGGGCAGTTTGGCGAAGTGATGTCGCTGGTCATTCGTGTGATCAACTTTATTGCTGCCCGAGCCTTAAATGATCGCCAGTTTAAAACACTGCTGGATGAAGTTGGAAATAACTATCCTGGTCTGCTTTTGCACAGCAATGTGCGTTGGTTGTCAAGAGGGAAGGTGCTTAGCCGTTTTGCGGCTTGCCTGAATGAAATCCAGACTTTTCTTGAAATGAAAGGCATCGAGCATCCTGAGCTAGCCGAAACTGAGTGGCTCCTCAAGTTTTACTATCTTGTAGATATGACTGAACATCTGAACCAGCTCAACGTGAAAATgcaaggcattggaaatacagtGTTATCCCTTCAACAAGCTGTGTTTGCTTTTGAAAACAAGCTAGAGCTCTTCATTATGGATCTTGAAACAGGTCGTTTACTACATTTTGAAAAACTGAGCCAGTTTAAAGATGCATGCACAGCAAGTGAGCCCATTCAAAACTTTGATCTCCACCAGCTAGCTGGCTTCACATCCAGTCTCCTACAGTCCTTCAAAGCACGCTTTACAGAATTTCGTGAGCACGCTCGTCTTTTTAAGTTCATCACCCATCCAACCGAGTGTTCACTGAACACAGCCGACCTGAGTTACATTGCTGGTGTCTCCGTCAGAGATTTTGAAGCAGAAGTGGCTGACCTGAAGGCCTCAGACATGTGGGTGAATAAGTTCAAGTCACTGAATGAAGATTTGGAAAGAATCACACGACAGAAAGCGGAGTTGGCGAGCAAGCACATGtggacagaaatgaaaaaacttcaacccGAAGACCAGCTGATTCTCAAAACTTGGAACGCGCTTCCTGTCACATACCACACACTGCAGCGTGTGAGTATTGCTGTGTTGACCATGTTTGGATCTACGTATGCATGTGAGCAGTCATTCTCACATCTTAAAAACATCAAGTCCAATCTGCGATCACGTTTAACGGATGAAAGTCTCAACGCTTGCATGAAGCTTAACCTCACCAAGTACCAACCAGACtacaaagacatcagcaaatccATGCAGCACCAGAAGTCGCATTAA